In one Mucilaginibacter sp. PAMB04168 genomic region, the following are encoded:
- a CDS encoding pyruvate dehydrogenase complex E1 component subunit beta: MREIQFREALREAMSEEMRKDETIYLMGEEVAEYNGAYKVSQGMLDEFGAKRIIDTPISELGFAGIAIGSAMNGLRPIVEFMTFNFSLVAIDQIINGAAKMMSMSGGQFSVPIVFRGPTGNAGMLSSQHSQCFENWYANCPGLKVVVPSNPADAKGLLKSAIIDPDPVIFMESELMYGDKGPVPEETYYTPIGKAAVTKEGTDVTLVGFGKIMKVVYAAAAELEKEGISAEVIDLRTVRPIDYPTIIESVKKTNRLVLVEESWPLGSIATEIAFKVQKDAFDYLDAPILRIMGGDVPLPYAPTLIQEYLPNPERVIKAVKEVMYVTK; the protein is encoded by the coding sequence AAACCATATACCTGATGGGTGAAGAAGTTGCCGAATACAACGGCGCTTACAAAGTAAGCCAGGGTATGCTTGATGAATTTGGTGCTAAACGCATTATTGATACGCCTATCTCTGAGTTGGGTTTTGCCGGTATAGCTATTGGTTCGGCTATGAATGGCTTACGCCCTATAGTTGAATTCATGACGTTCAACTTCTCTTTGGTAGCTATTGACCAGATCATCAATGGTGCAGCTAAAATGATGAGCATGAGCGGCGGCCAGTTCTCGGTGCCAATCGTGTTCCGCGGCCCAACTGGTAACGCTGGTATGTTAAGCTCACAGCACAGCCAGTGTTTTGAAAACTGGTATGCTAACTGCCCGGGCTTAAAAGTGGTAGTACCGTCTAACCCGGCAGATGCCAAAGGTTTATTAAAATCGGCTATTATTGATCCAGATCCGGTTATTTTTATGGAATCGGAACTAATGTACGGTGATAAAGGCCCTGTTCCGGAAGAAACTTATTACACCCCGATAGGCAAAGCTGCTGTAACTAAAGAAGGTACTGATGTAACTTTGGTAGGTTTTGGCAAAATCATGAAAGTGGTTTACGCTGCTGCTGCCGAGTTGGAAAAAGAAGGAATCAGTGCTGAGGTAATAGACTTGCGTACAGTACGCCCTATCGATTACCCTACTATTATTGAATCGGTTAAAAAAACTAACCGTTTAGTATTGGTTGAAGAAAGCTGGCCATTAGGTTCAATAGCTACCGAGATTGCGTTTAAAGTACAAAAAGATGCCTTTGATTATCTTGATGCACCTATTCTACGCATTATGGGTGGCGACGTGCCCCTGCCATACGCACCAACACTTATCCAGGAGTACCTGCCAAATCCTGAGCGCGTAATTAAAGCGGTAAAAGAGGTTATGTACGTAACTAAG